One stretch of Miscanthus floridulus cultivar M001 chromosome 18, ASM1932011v1, whole genome shotgun sequence DNA includes these proteins:
- the LOC136521755 gene encoding UPF0014 membrane protein STAR2-like, translating to MVELATALLEQTTLAPQPRQPDLGEPGFWRDFLVGMVKPAASTAVVALAVMLSFAQRLGIEGETLYAVARSFVQLLLIGFVLHFIFVQKNATPWILFTYLFMVTVASYTAGKRAKQVPRGKHIAFVSILVGTGTTMILLLLFKVFPFTPQYIIPISGMVIGKAMTVTGVAMKQLQQDIKTHKNLVETALALGATPRQATLQQIRTSQEIALSPGIDNAKTQGVINQPGAMTGLIMAGASPLEAIQVQIVLKNMLMAASTVSSIVSSFLCWPAFFTKTFQLKEEVFAD from the exons ATGGTGGAGCTCGCGACGGCGTTGCTGGAGCAGACGACTCTGGCGCCGCAGCCGCGGCAGCCGGACCTGGGGGAGCCAGGCTTCTGGCGGGACTTCCTGGTGGGCATGGTCAAGCCGGCCGCGTCCACCGCCGTGGTCGCCCTCGCCGTCATGCTCAGCTTCGCGCAGCGCCTGGGCATCGAGGGCGAGACGCTCTACGCCGTCGCGCGCTCCTTCGTGCAGCTCCTCCTCATCGGCTTCGTCCTCCACTTCATCTTCGTCCAGAAGAACGCCACACCTTGGATCCTCTTCACATACCTCTTCATG GTGACAGTGGCCAGCTACACGGCGGGCAAGCGCGCGAAGCAGGTCCCCCGCGGGAAGCACATCGCCTTCGTGTCCATCCTCGTCGGCACGGGGACCACCATGATCCTGCTCCTCCTGTTCAAAGTCTTTCCGTTCACCCCGCAATACATCATCCCCATCTCCGGCATGGTAATCGGCAAAGCCATGACCGTCACCGGAGTCGCCATGAAGCAGCTCCAGCAGGACATCAAGACTCATAAGAATCTG GTTGAGACGGCACTTGCTCTGGGTGCTACTCCACGTCAGGCGACACTCCAGCAGATAAGAACGTCGCAGGAGATCGCCTTGTCTCCCGGCATCGACAACGCCAAGACCCAGGGCGTGATCAACCAGCCGGGCGCCATGACAGGGCTCATCATGGCGGGCGCGTCGCCGCTCGAGGCCATCCAGGTGCAGATCGTCCTCAAGAACATGCTCATGGCCGCCTCCACCGTCAGCAGCATCGTCTCGTCCTTCCTCTGCTGGCCAGCCTTCTTCACCAAGACCTTTCAGCTCAAAGAGGAGGTCTTTGCTGACTAG
- the LOC136523119 gene encoding protein STAR1-like — MAGNSHWPFDHKRPSYKCTVADNVRYGPQLRGKKLTEAEVKNLLSLADLDPALCSKSASELSVGQAQRVALARTLANDPEVLLLDEPTSALDPISTQNIEEAIVRLKKTRGLTTVIVSHSVKQIQRIADLVCLVVAGEIVEVLAPSELSDAKHPMARRFLELSS, encoded by the exons ATGGCGGGCAATTCACACTGGCCTTTTGATCATAAACGACCGAGCTACAAGT GTACCGTGGCTGACAACGTACGATACGGGCCACAGTTGCGCGGCAAGAAGCTCACTGAAGCCGAAGTGAAGAACCTGCTGAGCCTGGCGGATCTAGACCCTGCTCTGTGCTCCAAGTCGGCGTCTGAGCTGTCGGTCGGGCAGGCGCAGCGCGTCGCCTTGGCCCGGACCCTCGCCAACGACCCCGAG GTGCTGCTGCTGGATGAGCCGACGAGCGCGCTGGACCCCATCTCGACGCAGAACATCGAGGAGGCCATCGTGCGCCTGAAGAAGACGAGGGGCCTCACCACGGTGATCGTCTCCCACAGTGTGAAGCAGATCCAGCGGATCGCCGACCTGGTGTGCCTCGTCGTCGCCGGCGAGATCGTGGAGGTGCTCGCGCCGTCAGAGCTGTCCGACGCCAAGCATCCGATGGCCAGGCGTTTCTTGGAGCTCAGCAGCTAA
- the LOC136522188 gene encoding protein STAR1-like, producing the protein MASSASGQQPPKSKHQQVELIISSAAAGRLFHEEDEAKELLLDVVDSLADAGGGDGPAAAPGTGGRPPPKIRVRGLRKRAASTGEEILRGVHLDVPRGVVMGVIGPSGSGKSTLNRLWEPAPGSVFLDGADVCGLDVRALRRKVGMLFQQPAMFDGTVAYNVRYGPQLRGKKLTETEVQSLLRLADLDPTLSSKPANELSVGQAQRVALARTLANDPEVLLLDEPTSALDPISTQNIEDTIVRLKKTRGITTVIVSHSVKQIQRIADLVCLLVAGEVVEVLVPSELSRAKHPMARRFLELS; encoded by the exons ATGGCCTCTTCAGCTTCAGGTCAGCAACCACCCAAATCGAAGCACCAGCAAGTCGAGCTTATCATCTCCAGCGCGGCGGCGGGTCGCTTGTTCCATGAAGAAGACGAGGCTAAGGAGCTCCTGCTGGACGTGGTGGACAGCCTCGCCGACGCCGGCGGAGGTGatgggccggcggcggcgcccggtACCGGCGGTAGGCCGCCGCCCAAGATACGGGTCCGTGGGCTGAGGAAGCGGGCGGCGTCGACCGGCGAGGAGATCCTGCGCGGCGTCCACCTGGACGTGCCACGCGGGGTCGTCATGGGCGTCATCGGGCCCAGCGGCAGCGGCAAGTCCACGCTCAACCGCCTCTGGGAGCCCGCGCCCGGCTCCGTGTTCCTCGACGGCGCCGACGTCTGCGGCCTCGACGTCCGCGCGCTCCGGCGCAAGGTCGGCATGCTTTTCCAGCAACCCGCCATGTTCGACG GAACTGTGGCATACAACGTGCGCTACGGGCCACAGTTGCGCGGCAAGAAGCTCACCGAAACCGAGGTGCAGAGCCTGTTGAGGCTGGCCGACCTCGACCCTACCTTGTCCTCCAAGCCTGCCAACGAGCTGTCCGTCGGCCAGGCGCAGCGCGTTGCCTTGGCTCGCACCCTCGCCAACGACCCTGAG GTGCTCCTGTTGGACGAGCCGACGAGCGCGCTAGACCCTATATCCACGCAGAACATCGAGGACACCATAGTGCGTCTGAAGAAGACGAGGGGGATCACCACGGTGATCGTCTCCCATAGTGTGAAGCAGATCCAGCGCATCGCGGACCTGGTGTGCCTTctcgtcgccggcgaggtcgTGGAGGTGCTCGTGCCGTCAGAGTTGTCCAGGGCCAAGCATCCCATGGCCCGACGCTTCTTGGAGCTAAGCTGA